A portion of the Blastochloris tepida genome contains these proteins:
- the siaB gene encoding biofilm regulation protein kinase SiaB: protein MTMESQPRQGLDIFALRDLFNRERIMLCFNGPVTATLIEEIGTALRNYMEKLAESASSVSDVFSVYIEITQNIRRYASSRPELALESAHILVSRNEEGRYIVSAGNVVETADGEVLRQRIAELAAMDKVALKAAFKEQIRRPRSELEGSAGLGLIDMARKATHPLWCELLPLDHRRALFQLRVIL from the coding sequence ATGACCATGGAGTCCCAGCCTCGCCAGGGGCTCGATATCTTTGCCTTGCGGGATCTGTTCAACCGCGAGCGCATCATGCTGTGCTTCAACGGGCCGGTGACGGCGACGCTGATCGAGGAGATCGGCACCGCTCTGCGCAACTACATGGAAAAGCTGGCGGAGAGCGCATCGTCGGTTTCGGACGTGTTCTCGGTCTATATCGAGATCACGCAGAACATCCGGCGCTATGCCAGCAGCCGGCCAGAGCTCGCCCTGGAATCAGCGCACATTCTGGTGTCGCGCAACGAGGAGGGGCGCTACATCGTCAGCGCCGGCAATGTGGTCGAGACGGCCGATGGCGAGGTGCTGCGCCAACGCATCGCCGAGCTCGCGGCGATGGACAAGGTGGCGCTGAAGGCGGCCTTCAAGGAGCAGATCCGCCGTCCGCGCAGCGAACTGGAAGGCAGCGCCGGCCTGGGGCTGATCGACATGGCCCGCAAGGCGACGCACCCGCTGTGGTGCGAACTGCTGCCGCTCGATCATCGGCGAGCGTTGTTCCAGCTTCGTGTCATTCTATAG
- the siaC gene encoding biofilm regulation phosphoprotein SiaC — MNLEIAETSSSPFISADGDAGRVVIRGDSYPENSFELFRPLIEWVETYLAQAGRPLRFEIELLYMNTSSVRVMMDIFDLLESAFQQGTDVGVVWLFDAGNERVAELAEEFKEDCTFPFAITAKARTP, encoded by the coding sequence ATGAACCTCGAGATTGCCGAGACAAGCTCCAGCCCGTTCATTTCCGCCGACGGGGATGCCGGCCGCGTCGTCATCCGCGGCGATTCCTACCCCGAAAACTCCTTCGAGCTGTTCCGGCCATTGATCGAGTGGGTGGAGACCTATCTGGCGCAGGCCGGACGCCCGCTGCGTTTCGAGATCGAGCTGCTCTACATGAACACCAGCAGCGTGCGGGTGATGATGGACATCTTCGATCTGCTGGAGAGCGCGTTCCAGCAGGGCACGGATGTCGGCGTGGTCTGGCTCTTTGATGCCGGCAACGAGCGGGTCGCCGAGCTGGCGGAGGAGTTCAAGGAGGACTGCACCTTTCCCTTCGCCATCACCGCC